TTTTCAAGGTAAGTTTGATACAATAATCAACCTGTTATGTATCTCAATAAAGTAAAAGTCTTAGTGATTTATTATAGACATTAAAAGGGGCTCTTAAACCTGACATTGCAAGATTAAGAGACcagttttcctgctgtgataaaaccatatgtttgtctggggaTGGTCTAGTCCAGCTTTATTGTAGGGAGCAGTGAAGACCACATATCAGCATGCCCCTGACACAGATACTGTGGCTGGTATTTATGTGAGGGCATCTCTGCTATGTTGCTACTTTTGACAAGGTCTTAAAGCAACTTATCGAACGTGGCTCTCCAGCTTTGACTTTTACAACACCTCAAACGTCTTGATCATCTCTTGATGATCAAGTGAGGAAATGTAACCTGAGGCTTAAACTGCCAGCCAAAGTATTGGTGGCTGGTAACAGCACGCTTAACCCATGGCTGTGGCTGAAAAGCTGGTGTGATAAGTGATGATGGCCTGCTCACATGAACTGCCAACCTCCTGGATAGAGGGCAAGGCTGCCGGCTTCCTGAAATCGTCTGCTGCTTTGCTTGTTTACCTTGACTTTCGCACCCTGACAGGCTGGCTTAATTTAAATTGGATATATTAATGTGTTGTGTCAGAAGGACTTACatgcttttgttctgtttattaACGTGGAATGCCATGGTTAAATTCTTTAGAAATATGAAGTTGTCATAAAGCTAACGATAAAAAGAGAAGGTCAAAGAAAGTCAGGGCAGGAGACATCATGACAGATATAAAGTAGCTATTTGGCACaaacttgttttcattttcattttagccATCTAAACTGGAACTTTATCGGTGTGGATGCCAGATAAATGTAATTAACAAACTAATTAAATAGAAAGCAAGCGATAACATGAAAGGCTCAGTATTGCATACTGTCCCCACAGGTTTGGTGTTGTTCTTCTCTTGGCTGCCAAACCTTTCTGCTGCTTGGCTTTCTCTGGCATCATCAAGGCTATAGCAGCTGCTAGGACACAGCAAAGCATGGGGGAAATGTGTCCAAATATAGCCCTGCAACAGACACCTAGTCAGCCCTTTAAAACAATAGGAAGGATTATCTGGCCCTGGAAGAATACTGAAATGTATCTGAAAGCCCCAGAGAAAAATTAGTTTAAATAAATCTGTCTAACAGTTAACAAGCTGGATTCACCATGTTCAttgtagaaaataaaactgaaactttgATAAATACTGAGAAACAATATAATAATCTTTTGTACAAAGTGCACTGTGCATTAAAGTGTTGTGATATATGTgttaaaaaaatgctgtttccaTTCCAGAGGTACCATAAGCTACAACCATGTCTGAGGGGTGAGTATTAGCTTCTTAAAATAGCCAATTTCTGTACAACATTTGTATGTAAATActtaaagaaatttaaaaaaggaagagagatgtTGAATCCAGGTGAGAAACTTCAACTTCATCaacttttcttctgtctgttaTCGCTGACCTGCTTTGGAAGCCTTTCCActgtttcctgtggtttcctaaataatgatttttttttttcatgtcacatGATGAAGTCCGGTGAGTCCATTGTTTCTTTCATAAAAATCAATTAGTTAATCATCAGTATAGATTCAGGAGGAAGTTTTATGCATTTCATGCTCAAAACCTACACTGATACCTACACAAACTACACAATACTAATTGTATTTGATGCATAAAGTGTCAACATCTTTGTCACAGAGAAAGCCAAAATATTCAGCAACCCGCCGACTGCATTTGAAGGTAAGTCTTAAAGACGTAGACGCCATATATGAACAGTATTTTACAGTATGCTGCatgattaaaaactgaaatggcTTCATTAATTAAGGCCTTGCTATCCTGCAGTCCAAACTACTGAAGAAGGCAGCGTCTATGCTGGTGGCTGAAAGTGAAGCgaagaaacaagagaaagaaagagttgtGAACGAGTGCTTCCCTCCTCTGAAGCTGTCAGGTCTGTCAGTCCAGGAGCTGCAGGTACTGACTCAACAAGTATTACTGATTGGaccattattattttacatattttatgacagttcttttcttctttgcaggatCTTTGTAGAGAACTACATCGCAAGATTGATGTTGTAGATGAAGCACGTTATGATATGGAGGTGAAGGTAGCCAAAAATGAGAAAGAGGTACAGTCAgccacaaataaaatataatacatttACTGACCTATTTGGATGTCATAGTTGGTTATTGGTTAATTTGTAACTGTGATGTTTGTTGTACAGATCCAGTCGCTGAATCAGAAGATCATTGAGCTGAAGGGGTTGAAGCGGCCTAACTTGAAGAGGGTGAAGAAAACAGCAGACGATATGCTGGGCGCATACACTGACACCTCCAAACTCATGAAGGCTGATTTCAAGGCCAACCTCAAGACagtgaagaaagaagaagaaaaggtaaATCTGCTGGCAGAAGCAATTATCCGCAGTGGATGATAAGCtacattaaaacataatttacaaTCTACTGTGTCATTATTTTACAGAGGGAAGAAGTGACTGACTGGCGTAAGAATGTGGAGGCCATGTCTGGTATGGAGGGCAGGAAGAAACTCTTTGATGCAGGACAATAAGCGGGTGCTCGTGTTAGACAAGGTTGTGTTAGCAACACATCATCTTTCCTTGTAAATCTTGAGTTTGTAATGTCCAAGTGTATATATTTGTTTAATGAAATCCCTTTGTTCATCTTTATTTCAGAATCACTGTCCAAATACAAGAGGGTTTCCATTACAGGATGAAACAAAACTAGCTTTGTAAAGAATGATGTCAACCATTGGCACTAAATTAATTCACTGTTTAGATTATACTGTATCAAAATAGCTGTAATCTTGATTTAATGTAAACTTGTATGTAAAGACCACCACATTGCATATTGAAATTGTGCTAAAGAAAAGGCTAATTAAATTTATTAGTTGGTCTTTTAAAGTGCAGTATTTATATTATACAGATGATGGCACTGTCGCACTGTAATACATGTGATACTGATTAAACGACCACGATCacttgtctgttttgtttctttggtttgttcagatttaattttcaatttttaatcCGGCTATTTTAATAGCAGTTAAACTCATGATGGTGAACTCAATTCATagattaatttattcattactACAGTTAAGGCTGCTCTAATAACCTGTAATCTTAGTGTTGAGAAACGGGAGCGTGTTGTAGTGGTAAACCTGGTGCTGGGGGATGCCATATAAAAGTGAAGTGATATACAGTATACTGGCCCTCAGGACAGACAAGGCTATTTTAGTTGGCCACTCACAGAAGGCAATAGGAGTCCTCACGTTTGACTTGAGTTTTCCTCTGGTCATTCAAAGCCAGAGACTGTTCACCTCAACAGGTTTTCtgcagagattaaaaaaaaaaggtatgtgGATGTTTCTGTTGATAGAGCGGCTTAAGAATACATTCAACAATTTGACAAATTCACCTGTTGCATTTATCCGGAATAATTTAGGCGCCTTACTGAGATGACATGCAGAGTTGATGGAAAATGAACATGAACACGCAAATTTACTGTTAATGTAAGATTTAATACAGTTTGATCTTTAATAGGACAAGGTGGCATAACCAAATTATGACCATTATATCTATGCTTTTAATGTAAAGGTACttctaatttattcatttaatgtttCCATTCTCTCAAGTAATTTAGATGGAAATGTGCTCTTCAGCCATTTACAGCACCAAATAGCAACAACCAAcaatttcagttattttaacAAATCTCCTGGGATTCTTTTGCAAAGTTTTGTGACTGTATGTCTTATGTGGTGATAATCAGTTCTGATTTTCATTGTGACGTGGCTGCCTTGAAAATGGATCGACTCCAGCTGGGATTACAAAATGAACATCATTCAAACAATATGCAGCACTCATGCAAGAAATGTTGCTAATGTAAAGGCTTAATGTTGGTATTTTAGCTTATGAAGGTCTGGATGACTTTAACTTGGCTCAGTCAATAAGAGGTGAACAAAAAGTCTGTGCAGTAGTAGAAACAAAAATActggtttataaaaaaataataaaatataagttTATAAAAGTATGTATGTATTGCATCTACTGCAACTATTACTTTATTCAAATCATTCATTTCCTAAGTATaaaatctttcattttttaaCAGACAAAAGGAATCCAACCATGTCTGAGGCGtaagttatatattttttgattaTCTAAATCAGCGTTTGTAAAATAATCCTTCTGATCTTCATAATGTCATTATTAACTCttatattattcattttttcttttccatgtcTCACTTTCCACTGCAGACCAGTAAGTTATTCTTGTTACTGTATTATCTAAAGCATCTTTATTTAGAACCATGTGTGTCTTTTTATGTAACTGTTGCTTCATTAGGTTTTTGTCTTATGCCTCCTGTGTAGAAAAAATCAAAGATCTCTGCATCTCGCAGGCTGGCTCTGAAGGTATTGTCTCTTTTGCCTTTACAACACAATCCATGTGACCCTCCACAAACTGCTTCACTAAACTatgtcagagagaaaataattcTCACATTTTCCCCTAATTTAGACCAAACTGCTGAAAATTGCATCTGTGATgttggagaaggagaaggaggaaaagaagctgGAGAGAGAAACTACTCTGAGTGAGAGAGTCCCTCCGCTCCAGCTGTCTGGTTTGTCCATGCAGGACCTTCAGGTATGTTCAGGTCCCAGCATGACACTAAATTATACTACAGTGAAAGAACATGGTTCAGATGCTCCACACATAAGTGTTCCTCTGATGTATACAGATGCCATGCATACAGTATGCTCATATATCTAGTAGGTGCATTAGAGGACAGGTGCCTTGACAtctacattttatattttgggTATTTAGCTGATATTATTGTTTAAAGCAACCTTCAAATCTTTAATAATTCATACTGTAAGAGAAATTATTCATTTGCATATTAAATACACAGTAAGCAAGCACTAGTAGGGTAGTGTTCAACAATCAACAGAGTagcaacaaaaacactggaCTCCCTGGTGTAATGTTTCATAAATGTTGCATCAccacacagaaaaatacaacCTTTAAAACTGAGATGTGCAACTGTGCAATAAGCCAATAAATTTAATAtcattctctttctgtccaAAGGCTCTGTGCAAAGAACTGCACCATAAGATTGATGTGGTAGATGAAGAGCGCTATGACATTGAAGCCAAGGTGGCCAAAAATAATAAAGAGGTACATCTTCATTCGCATTCATATGATATAATTCTGTCTTTAATTTGTGGATAGCGTAATAGGTTTGCTGAGTgtgttttaatacattttaaatatgttctcATTGTGGTCTATTGGAATTTGTTCTGTGCACAACTGCAAAAATGTTTACttacatttattattgtttCGTGCAGATTGAAAATCTGTCTCAGAAGATCTTTGAGCTGAAGGGTAAAATGAAGCGACCTGCTCTCAAGAGGGTGAAGATCTCAGCTGATGCCATGTTGGGAGCTCTCCTGGGCTCTAAGGTCAAAGAGTCTGTGGACTTCAAGGCCAACCTCAAGACtgtgaagaaagaggaggagaaggtaaGTGTGGCAACTTTAACAGCAGATTGATTTTCaattgtgttcatttttatgttttcaagaTTATGTCAGGCTGGGTTGATGCCTTGGTTTAAGGCTCAGATTAGGTTTGAATCGATGCAGTGGTATGGTTCATGTTGTGTTGGGGttattttgttaaaatacagtatcactaagaattattttcttcttatgaacagaaagaggaggtgaCTGACTGGCGTAAGAACGTGGAGGCCATGTCTGGTATGGAGGGCAGGAAGAAGTTGTTTGATGCCGGACAgtagatatatatttttggacattttaaatatgaatgCTGTTTTACAACGGATGAGAATAGAGTGAAAAATAGAGTTAATgtcagattcagattcaaagGAAGGGAACTGTGTATATTTTGCATACAGATGAGTCACAGTCTGTGGTGGTTTTATGGCACTGACactttgaaaagaaatgaataattgTCTACTCTTTCACCACAGATAAGAACATagtgacattttcagtgtttcttgcTCCTGAAATGCCTGGGAAAAACTGGTTTGTGTCATGATATTAAACACTTCTGATTTAACACAGACAACTGATGGTGCACTTCTTTCTAAATATCTACCTTATCATCACCCAAGTTGTTCTTGACGCAAGACTGGGATCACACAATAAGCCAGATGGTAGTAACAGTTCCAGGACTTGGCAGctgtcaacagcagcagctgagaacAAAGTTGTTAAATCATCTTTGTAAATCAAAGCAGACGTAACATTCACAGTTCTTAAAAATAAGAGAAGGTCGCAGGTTCAAGGCTGCAATAAACCCCTgagtaaaacagaaaggagCAGCCAGGACACACAGCAACACTACTGCTACTATTAAAAAGTAATATTTACAAACATACAACAGAACGAGCAATTTGAAAAGGTCAAACTGTACTTTGGGAACTTGTTATGGGgaattttaactgttttctgaCCAAGTAACAAGTAATGATCGACTGAACCAGAAAATAATCtggtaaagagaaaaacatcattACTTGCAGCTTTTATTACAATAATAACCTCCATCTAGTATGTTAAAATGGATGCCATTTACTAGAAGCTTTTATCAAAAGCAACTTTGAGTACCATGGGCCTAGTGAGGCATCAAATTTCTAACCTTGGATGAATCATGAGACTCTACTGCTGCTCTTTCAGTCATCGCACAAATGTAATTACAAATCACTAAACTAGGGCAACAACTTTCTGTATGACTAACTCTTGACAGTGCTAATGTGGTTAATTACACACCAGGGTGATGATAGCATAGCATATTAAAGGGGAAGTCCACTGATTTAACACATAAAGATAGGTTGGGTTACTATGCATTACACAGAAAGATTGCAGTtgcagtaataaaaaaagaCCCTATTGATGGCATTATGGGAAACAGAAAATCCTTCTGAGAGCTCCCCAACTTTATGGAAGTGGAATACCTTATCATTGTGGTACAACTTTACAGCAAAGAATCATCTAAAGGTCGTACTTGACTCAAGGTGTGTACTACTACACTTTTTATGTGTAATTGTTCGCTGCCTACCTATTCTTTGTGAGAGCAGTCAAAGGGCACAGCCCTTTGACTGGCTGAAGCTTTGACTCCCTATTACAATGATGCTGTGACGCAGATTAGCTGGCTCAGTTTACAAACCATCAAGCCCTGACCAGCACCTGTCCTTGTTCCTCTACTTCCCTAAATAAAACCAGACTAACCTTTGGCTTTTTTCTTGCCTCCAAGGTAGTATCATTATAGTACTTCTAACTTTTTGCAATGATCTGATAAAAGTAAGAATATAGCCCCACCCAAACTGATGCAAGGAGGTAAAGCAAATCATTGTAGTTTAATGGAAAACATGtctcaaaattaaaacaaaaatctcaAAAATTAAAACCGTttcattaattttcattttttttatctctaaTTTGTTTGGGTATAGATGAATTTGCAAATTCCCATGAACAAATCATTaagaatatttttcattttcaagacTTACATATGATGCGGCCATTGGAAACACAGATATGAAACAGGTATTAAAAACCTCTTCAACCTGAATTGGCAGCACTTTAGCTGTCTATAGATGGATATCTTGAGATGGGCCAGATTTGTACTTGGACTGTGCTGTTTGTTCTATAAATAAGGGTGCAGAACAAGGGAATATACATATACCAGTTAGATATGCTTCTTCTATTTGACACCTTGAAAACTTGACCTAAACTCCAAATagttaaatgtgaatgtgagaCCCAGCATGAATGCGGCCACCTCTTTAAATGCTCACTGTCACTTCCAACAGGTGTTGCTCAACTCACGCAAGATAGCCAAAGGTTTAAGCCCATAAATGAAGTTTTATTACCCCCTTTCCTGTCTGAATATCGTGGTGATGCTATGTCAACAGTAAATGTCACTGTTGGTGGACAGACAGTAGCAGTAGCACACACAGGAGTCTATTTTAGTGAGCCATTCACATTTGGCACAGACACTATAAATCTGATTGATTTTTCTCCATCGTCTTTCAGAAAGTCGATGCTGacccactcacacactttcCTTCCGTTTTGAGGTACAACTCAAGGAGTTGTCTGGCTTCACTAAGGTACAGAGTTGCTATTCTGATACTTGTGGATTAGTTGTGGATTTCAGTAGATTACCTTGGCAGTATGGTAGATGTTTTGAGCTGaattgttgctgttttctttgcatgttAAAAACTACTAACTCTTATCTTAGAATCTGTGAAATCTGTAATTGCGAGTACTGTAAACATTAACAGCAGGCTGACCAATGCCATCTTACATGCCTGTGGATTATCTGGCCATTCACCTTTTTTGTCACCTATGCAGGGACTCTCATCAGTTATGTTAACACATACTCTGACACAGTACTTTGAATCTTTGCATACGACACAATACGAGTGTTTTCAGTGAATTTGGCCTTtagtatttttgcatttttagtcttttcatttttcttgtgaAGATGCTTTCTTGTAATGCATGTAAAATAACACAGCAAAATCAAATTTAtaattgttatttattattacttaaTACTCAATAATATTTGTGAATACCTAGTTCACATAGTTTTGGCTACATATAATGATCACAGTGGGGTGAACAAAATGTGAATCATTACAGAACATCTTGTTTGGCACATGTAATATTATCATCCAGTTTAAAGAACAAAAGTAGCTTCTAAGATCCTCTATATTGCACGAGGGAGACAATTAGGAGAGTGAACAATAAATAACTCTGTGCACCCAAAGTGTCAATGAATGCTTGCAGTGGGTGAAACACTTTGAGCAGGGAAGTCAGAGAGATCATCAATCTTCAGTGTACAGCTCAGCTGAACAGGTGTTTCATGTGATGGGAATTTACTTGATTTGCAATTGAGTGCATGATGGTTAATATTTCTAAGGATTCTGCTTCACATATAGATTTTCCTTTGTTCGCCAAAAATAGTTTACTACATAAATTACGCAATTGCACTTGTTTTCCCTATTTCAGTGCTGGAATTTAAGGCAGCCATGGCTGATGCGTGAGTATTATCTCTTTAGACTTAGTTTATTGTGTTCATTGACAGCTTAAAAATATATACCGTAAAACTATGTGTTGATATTCATTATATAAATGTTTACATGTATTTTCTCCCTCTTGTTAATGCTCCAACAGACCTGTGAGTATCTATAATAAAGCCCTTTTTTCAATCCTTTATTTGCCTATTAAGGacataacaaaataatacagtatatacaaaTGTGCTGTGCTCCATAATATATATAGTATAGAATGAGCATATTAAATGTTCTCTGTGTATGAATTACAGAAAAAATGCAAGATCTCCTCATCTCGAAGGCTGGGATTGAAGGTAAGTTATTCTTTCTTGgagcaatttttaaaaatatatttattatgaAGAATTTGAGATGTTAGAGTGCATAACTTTGTATACTCTAAACTTTAGCTATCAAAGTAACAACAAAGGTATTAgtcaacatacagtataatgtggTGGCCATTTTCATCTATTTACTTTGACTTTGTTCCTTAGATTAGGTTGTTGGCAGTTGCTGCTCAGATGCTGcaagaggaagcagagcagaaaataaaGGAGAGAGAAGTTGCTCTGGCAGAAAGAGTTCCTCCTCTAAATCTGTCTGGTCTGTCTTTGCAAGAGCTGCAGGTATTTCACTTcattataaaatgttttcactcagtTACCACAATTCTTCCTATTTGAGTTCATGTCATATTCACATACTACTAAAGGTGTcttatcattttttttacaggatCTATGCAAAGACTTGCACCACAAGATAGATGTTGTAGATGAGGAACACTATGATATTGGTCTCAAGGTTTCCAAAAATGACAAGGAGGTGAGCTGCTCAAGAATGTATGGGAAGATAAAAAATATGcatgtggaaatgttttttaacaGTACTACATCCATTGTCTTTACTGTGAGGGCAAGGTCACAACATAAAAGAgctaaaaatgaacaaacactgCCTCCAAGTGGTAGCACTGAGAATAACACAGTGTAACAGGGTCTTGCACATAAAGCCTGCTCCTCTTCAAACAATCTCTGGCTTTGTTGTAGCACCAAATATTTTAGAACTTAGCAGTTCACAACTGTGTTTTACAGCATCAACAGTGAGTTGGGAGGAAGCGATTTTCTGAGCACAAAACCTGCTCCATAGTGATCTAGAGTCACATTATTCAACTGGCTTAAGATACAACAGGGCATCCGATTAAGGACTGCTAATTTGTTTTGAGACAATTAATTACTACACTgatataatgaaaaacaaaccccaGGCAGTTATATTCTATATTAGGGTTAGACCAACAATAAATTGGGCCAAGACTGTCTATATATCAAATATGGTGTTGAGCAATCATTGGGTTCACTGACAGTAAAACAGATATTACTTCCTAACCacagaataaatatttgtaaaagTAGCAATTAAAATTGTTTTCCttgaacatttcatttatttatcactgGTGATCACAAAGACCAGCTAACTTTAGAGGAATTTGATCAGTTTAACAAATGTATACTGCTGTTTCCTACACCTACACCATTTTAGAAGAGTTCAGTATATTCTATATAGTTATCCTCAGCATCATCTAAACACAGTTTAATCGATTTGGGGGGAAAAAGCTTAGCTCATTCTCCATTTACTAGCTTCTTCCAGAGCATTTAACCACCCCTTGCCTCATCTGGGTAAACTCCATTAGCTGAGGAAAACAGAAGACTccagaaaaatctaaaaacaaaagaaaggatctaaagttaactttttttcaaatcaaattaCTGTTTCCACAGTCACGAGAAGGTTCAGCTCAATCAGCTCAGATAAAACCTACTGATAAATCCCAGCTTTTATAAATCCAAATATGGAGGTGGATAAGTAAACTGATGgggtaaaaattaaaaatctcaGCGCAGAGCTTCCACTGTGCTTATgtcaataaataaacagcagtgcGTGTGACATAGTCTACTTGACTCACAATGGTTGTACAGCAACAGCACAGTCTTTTCTATCTCATGATCCCTGCCCAGATTGAAAACATGAATCTGAAGATCATTGAGATTCAGAGTAAGTTCAAGAAGCCGACCCTGAGGAGAGTGAAGATCTCAGCAGAGGCCATGCTGAGCGTCCTGCTGGGCTCCAAACACAAAGAGTCCTTTGACTTCAAGGCCAACCTCAAAACAGtcaagaaggaagaggaaaa
The window above is part of the Toxotes jaculatrix isolate fToxJac2 chromosome 5, fToxJac2.pri, whole genome shotgun sequence genome. Proteins encoded here:
- the LOC121182519 gene encoding troponin I, slow skeletal muscle-like, giving the protein MSEGPRKPKYSATRRLHLKSKLLKKAASMLVAESEAKKQEKERVVNECFPPLKLSGLSVQELQDLCRELHRKIDVVDEARYDMEVKVAKNEKEIQSLNQKIIELKGLKRPNLKRVKKTADDMLGAYTDTSKLMKADFKANLKTVKKEEEKREEVTDWRKNVEAMSGMEGRKKLFDAGQ
- the LOC121182518 gene encoding troponin I, slow skeletal muscle-like; this encodes MSEAPKKSKISASRRLALKTKLLKIASVMLEKEKEEKKLERETTLSERVPPLQLSGLSMQDLQALCKELHHKIDVVDEERYDIEAKVAKNNKEIENLSQKIFELKGKMKRPALKRVKISADAMLGALLGSKVKESVDFKANLKTVKKEEEKKEEVTDWRKNVEAMSGMEGRKKLFDAGQ
- the LOC121182517 gene encoding troponin I, slow skeletal muscle-like, whose amino-acid sequence is MADAPKKCKISSSRRLGLKIRLLAVAAQMLQEEAEQKIKEREVALAERVPPLNLSGLSLQELQDLCKDLHHKIDVVDEEHYDIGLKVSKNDKEIENMNLKIIEIQSKFKKPTLRRVKISAEAMLSVLLGSKHKESFDFKANLKTVKKEEEKKEEVTDWRKNVEAMSGMEGRKKLFDASGN